A genomic window from Clostridium aceticum includes:
- a CDS encoding H-type small acid-soluble spore protein, producing MNFKRAQEIVKSPSHIEVLHQGRSVWITGLDAQNQTAEIQEGIDIAADKMEVPVDELIENGTMK from the coding sequence TTGAATTTTAAAAGAGCACAGGAGATCGTAAAATCTCCTAGCCATATTGAGGTACTGCATCAAGGCAGATCTGTATGGATTACAGGGCTAGATGCACAAAACCAAACTGCAGAAATTCAAGAAGGCATTGACATTGCTGCAGATAAAATGGAAGTACCTGTAGATGAATTAATAGAAAATGGCACAATGAAGTAG